The following nucleotide sequence is from Candidatus Hydrogenedens sp..
AGGTATAGGGTAAGTTTGTCAGGGATAGGCTACATTTTAGGCTTTAGTAGATTCGCAACAAGAACTACAACAGGAACATGTATCTTTACATGAGCAAGCAGTATTTTTTGCTTCGTTTCCAGCACATTTACATGCAGTGCAACAAGAACAGTTATTGCAGGATGTATTTGAACTTACATTTTTCTTTTCAGCATTTCCTTCATCTTTTTTATCACAGGGCTTGGAATTACAGCAAGGTGAGTTAGATGATTTTTCTTTGTCATTAGACTTTACAGATTTGTCATTTGGACATGCTTGTTTTGCGGAGGAACAACATGACGAAGATTTCATGTATGGGCAACCAGAACTACCCTTGCCTTCTTTACTTTGCTCTGCAAATAGCGACATAGTTACAACAAGAGTGGCAACCACTATCAATGATAAGGTAATAATTTTTTTCGACTTCATCTTACTTCTCCTTCTTGATTAGGTTTAATCAACTTTTGTCATATATAACATCCATATCATTTTGTTTTATTCCACAAAAATTTAATTATTTTAAGAACCCAATAAAAGTTGTTATATTTCTTTGAAGTCCTAAAACATCTATTTATACTTACTCACGAAGGACAAAGGACTATTGATAACTTAAAATTAAATACATTCAATAAAGTAAATAGTATCCATTAAGGACTACTTGTCGGCTGAGGAGGCGGTGTTTCTTTTGACTGGGGGATAGAGTAAAACGCTACCGCAATTAATATCCACCCAACATACATAGCCAGAAAACCCAGCCCAAACAATATAATACCCACAGCCCCCCAAAAAATAATATTCCCTGCCAGGTTAAAAAGATTTACCCCGGTATACTGTCCTAAAAGATCAAAACTCTGTTTGTAAAAATAAGAACCGAACACAAATATAATATAAAAGATTAGTATTGCAAAGATTATCCCGAATCCGAACATTGCCATACCTGCATCCTCTCTGCCTGAGGACTCGGATAACAACATCGCAGGAAGAAGAGAACCTAAACCTAATATTAAAGCAATAAATATCCCCACAAAACCCATTACCCAGCCAATAAGGAATTTGTTAAAAATATTTTTATCATTATAAATTTGAGAGAAATTGTACATGGATATTAATAACAAAATAATTCCTGCTATACTAAGCAAAAAGCCAATATATGGAATAGGCGTTAATAAAATAAACATAGTCCCTAATAAACCGAAATTTTTTTCTTTTCCATTATTGTTCATAATTTATCTCCTTTTTTAATTAGAGTTTATAATATTATACATAAAGGTTCCATATAAAGCAATAGAAATTTATATTGATTTGCTGTTTACAATATAATATGAAAGAAAAAAAATATAAGGAGTTTTCGTTTTGGAAGTTAAAGTTTATGAAATTACACCGTTTTTAGTAAATACTTATATTTTGATTGATAATGGGGAAGCTATTGTCATTGACCCCAGAGAATCAAATTTAAGACTGATTAAAGATTTAGAGAAATTGAATGTAAAAGCCGTGATAAATACCCATTGCCATATTGACCATTGTGGGGGTAATGCAAGTGTTTGCAGAGCAACATCAGCACCTTTATTGATGCATCCAGAAAATGAGGTTGTCCTGCAAACATTGGGACAACAGGCACTATTATTCGGTGTCCCTTTCCAGGCATCTCCTCCCCCTGATGATTATTTGCAAGAAGGAGACGAAATTAAAGTAGGCAATTTAACATTAAAGGTGTTATATACCCCGGGACATGCCCCGGGACATATCTCCCTTGCAGGAGATGGCTTTGTCTTTGTAGGGGATGTGCTATTCCAGGGTTCTATCGGTCGAACCGAAATTAAACAATTCATATAAAGGAAATGTTGACCCAAGGCAGATGAGGGATATTAACATTTATGGGTATGTTTCCTTTTTACAATTGATGTGTTCATTCTTATCAAGAGATTTTTTTAGATTTAGACATTTCAAAGATTATTTAATATTGATTTTGATATTGTTATATGTAATAATATTTATTGTGTTTGTAAATCTTTTTATTAATATTAACCCTTAATCATAGGAGGCGGTATTATGAGAAAATTAAGAAAAGGTTTTACTCTGATTGAGCTTCTCGTCGTTATTGCCATTATCGGCATCCTTGCGGCAATATTATTGCCTGCGTTGGCACGTGCTCGTGAAGCGGCACGTCGTTCCAGTTGTCAGAATAACTTAAAGCAATGGGGAATAGTATTTAAGATGTATTCAGGAGAATCCAAAGGAGAACGCTTTCCCCGAATTTTAGTAAGAGATGGTAACGAGGCGATATTTCGCGATTGCGATACAGCAAACCCAGCACTATCCACTTATGGTGGTTTATTTATTGCTATGGGTCCAGACCCAACAACGATTTATCCGGAATATCTTACCGACCCTGCTATTTGTTTTTGCCCTTCCGATGCACAAAGCACCATAAATGATGTAACAAATGATGAGACAGGCGAGAATACATTTGGCTGGCTCTGTACCGATGCGAACTATGGAGCGGCGGCAGTTGATGAAAGTTATGCATATATAGGTTGGGTTTTTGACCGTGCGGAGACAACAGACGCTCCTATTTCATTTCCTGCGTTACCGCCATTAATTCCCAATCCAATAACGGGACCTGGCCAATTGGTTCAGGCGGCGATAAGGGCATTGGTTCCTGTATATCAAAATCCTTCTACTTGGCCGAAGTACATAGATTCGGATATCCCTGTTGACCCTGGATATGGTAATGGAGGCGGTTCAACAGTATATCGGTTAAGAGAAGGTATCGAACGATTTCTAATAACTGATATTAACAATCCAGCGGCAACAGCCCAAGCACAAAGTTCCGTTTGGATTATGTTTGACCATGTTGCCACAGACCCAGCAGGGTTTAATCACATTCCTGGTGGTTCAAATGTTCTCTATTTAGACGGACATGTTGAGTTCATTCGTTATATTGCAGAAGATTTGAACAATCCGACAGGTGCCAGTACTCCTCCTGTAAATGCTGGTGTAGCACAAGTTATTGGAATTTTCTTCTAATATTTTATAGAGAAAAAGGTAAGAAGCAGGGGCTAAATAGTATTTGCCCTTGCTTCTTTTTTAATTGGTTTTTCTTTTCTTTCTTGTTTTAAATTGTTTTTATGCGAGTAAGACATTTTATTGTTTTTGTAATCATTTCTCGATATTTTTTATTATTCATGTCATTCTTGTTGGTCAATATTTTAAATTTTAATTATAGAAGGATTTTTTGTATATGGGTAAAAAGAATGAGCCATTAAAAATAGGTATAATTGGTTGTGGTGCAATTGCGCAGGAACGGCATTTACCTTACTGGCGAGAACTTGAAGAGGAAGGTCGAGTAATAATTGCGGGTTTGTGCGATACAATTATCGCCCGTTGCGAAAGTGAAGCAAAACTATGTAGGCAAGCGAAGGTATATTCTGACTATAAAGAGATGTTGAAAAAATGTTCTTTTGATATTATAGACGTTTGCACGCAAAATCGTCTTCACGCACCAATGACCATATCCGCATTACATGCAGGTGCTCATGTTCTTGTAGAAAAGCCTATCGCTATGAACACAGCCGAAGCGAAGAAGATGCTTGATGTTGCCAAAAAGAATAAGAGGAAGTTGATGGTTGCCCAGCATATGCGTTTTGAGGCAGGTGCAGAGAAGTTAAAGGAGGTTGTTGATAGAGGGGTTCTGGGAAATATTTATACGGCGGAGGCAAAATGGCTCCGCAGACGAGGTATTCCTGGCTGGGGCAAATTTCATATTGCAAAAGAGTCACGTGGCGGACCGTTAATCGATATTGGTGTCCATATGATAGATTTATGCTACTGGCTCATGGGCTGTCCGAAGCCTGTATCTGCCTCGGCGAAGGTATATCGTATGTTTGGAGACCGTCTGGATTTATTTAATGCTGATTGGGGTGTTCCTTATAATGTTAAAGAATTTGATGTGGAAGATTATGCAACTGGATTTGTAAGATTTGAAAATGGTGTGACAATGCAAATACGTTTCTCCTGGGCGGCAAATATTCCGGAAGAGGTTTATAATGTTACTGTGTTAGGTGATAAAGCAGGCTTAACAACACATCCTCCGGGCGTATATTCTGCAGACCATTCATCATTAACACGTTATACATGGGATTGGTTATCTCAGGAAGATGGGCATCGAAAAGAAATTCGACACTTTACCGAATGTGTAGAACAAGATAAGTCGGTTATTGTTCAGCCGGAGCAATCATTGAATGTGCAAAAAATTATAGATGCACTTTATGAATCATCAACGAAGAATAAAGAGGTAGTTATTCGATAACTATTTTTTGAACTTTCACCTTTATCATAAGTATTATAAAATTTCAGATTTCAACATATAAAAGGAGTAAAAATTATGGCTACATCTAAAAAAGTGGTATATCTTGTTAATAATGGCGATTTTCGGGATGCGGCATGTCGCGTCGGCTGGCAAATGCAGGAAAAAACGTTAGGCTTGTTGCAGAAATCCCTAAAAAAATTAGGGTATCAAACTAAAGTTTTGCCAGGTTATGATACAAAGAAGAAACATGGCTTTATTACGAGGCAATGTGAAGGGATACACGTATTTTCTCAAATTGAGCCTGATGCTCCTGTTATTGTTGTGCTCAATATCTGGGCATACGCTCATCACGTTGCTGGTCCGTTAGCAACGCATCGTGGTCCTATATTATTATTGGCGAATTTTGATGGGACATGGCCAGGGCTTGTTGCTTTGTTAAATCATTCTGCTTCTTTAGACCGATTAAATATTCCACATTCAAGATTGTGGAGTGAGACTTTCTCTGATGACCCTGTATTCATGAAGAAATTAAAGGATTGGTTGGATACAGGAAAAGTTGTTCATGATTTAAGTCATCTAACGAATGCAGAAAAGTTAAGTATTCCCCCATCTGCAGAACAGTTTGGTAAGAAATTGGCTGAGGATATATTACGTCAACGGCGAATTATGGGACAGTTTGACCCTGGCTGTATGGGCATGCTCAATGCAGTAATGGACCCTGCCAAATTAGGTGCGGTTGGCATGCCTATTGAGTATTTAAACCAATCTGATTTGTTGGCAGAAATGAATCTTGTATCGGATGAAGAAGCACAAAAGCACTTAGACTGGCTTGTTAAAAAAGGTGCTTGGTTTGATTGGGGCACAAATAAATTTACAGACCTTGTATATGACCAGGTACTTTCGCAAATGAAAATGTATAGTGCGGTAGCGCGTATGGTTGCGAGGTATGGATTAAGTGCTGTGGGTGTGCCATATCAGTATGGTTTGGTACGTTGTTGTCCTGCATCTGACTTAGTTGAGGGTATGCTTAATAATTCAGACCGTCCTCCTGTTCGTGACCCAGAAACGAAACAAATTATTTTTGATGGTAAACCTATTGTTCACTTCAATGAAGGGGATATTGGTGCTGGAGTTCCTCAACTCTTACTATGTGAAATTTATTCACGCAAAAAGATGCCACCTGAAACAACTCTTCATGATGTTCGTTGGGGACGTGAATTTGAAGGTAAATTCCTTTGGATATTCCTTATTTCAGGTGGAGCACCTCCAGCCCACTTTGGTGGCTGGAAAAATACCAAGGTATACCGCCAACCACCAATGTACTTCCCACTTGGAGGTGGAACATGTTCAGGGGTATCAAAACCAGGAGTTATTACCTGGGCAAGATGTTATGAGG
It contains:
- a CDS encoding DUF996 domain-containing protein is translated as MNNNGKEKNFGLLGTMFILLTPIPYIGFLLSIAGIILLLISMYNFSQIYNDKNIFNKFLIGWVMGFVGIFIALILGLGSLLPAMLLSESSGREDAGMAMFGFGIIFAILIFYIIFVFGSYFYKQSFDLLGQYTGVNLFNLAGNIIFWGAVGIILFGLGFLAMYVGWILIAVAFYSIPQSKETPPPQPTSSP
- a CDS encoding MBL fold metallo-hydrolase; the protein is MEVKVYEITPFLVNTYILIDNGEAIVIDPRESNLRLIKDLEKLNVKAVINTHCHIDHCGGNASVCRATSAPLLMHPENEVVLQTLGQQALLFGVPFQASPPPDDYLQEGDEIKVGNLTLKVLYTPGHAPGHISLAGDGFVFVGDVLFQGSIGRTEIKQFI
- a CDS encoding DUF1559 domain-containing protein → MRKLRKGFTLIELLVVIAIIGILAAILLPALARAREAARRSSCQNNLKQWGIVFKMYSGESKGERFPRILVRDGNEAIFRDCDTANPALSTYGGLFIAMGPDPTTIYPEYLTDPAICFCPSDAQSTINDVTNDETGENTFGWLCTDANYGAAAVDESYAYIGWVFDRAETTDAPISFPALPPLIPNPITGPGQLVQAAIRALVPVYQNPSTWPKYIDSDIPVDPGYGNGGGSTVYRLREGIERFLITDINNPAATAQAQSSVWIMFDHVATDPAGFNHIPGGSNVLYLDGHVEFIRYIAEDLNNPTGASTPPVNAGVAQVIGIFF
- a CDS encoding Gfo/Idh/MocA family oxidoreductase; the encoded protein is MGKKNEPLKIGIIGCGAIAQERHLPYWRELEEEGRVIIAGLCDTIIARCESEAKLCRQAKVYSDYKEMLKKCSFDIIDVCTQNRLHAPMTISALHAGAHVLVEKPIAMNTAEAKKMLDVAKKNKRKLMVAQHMRFEAGAEKLKEVVDRGVLGNIYTAEAKWLRRRGIPGWGKFHIAKESRGGPLIDIGVHMIDLCYWLMGCPKPVSASAKVYRMFGDRLDLFNADWGVPYNVKEFDVEDYATGFVRFENGVTMQIRFSWAANIPEEVYNVTVLGDKAGLTTHPPGVYSADHSSLTRYTWDWLSQEDGHRKEIRHFTECVEQDKSVIVQPEQSLNVQKIIDALYESSTKNKEVVIR
- a CDS encoding fucose isomerase, which translates into the protein MATSKKVVYLVNNGDFRDAACRVGWQMQEKTLGLLQKSLKKLGYQTKVLPGYDTKKKHGFITRQCEGIHVFSQIEPDAPVIVVLNIWAYAHHVAGPLATHRGPILLLANFDGTWPGLVALLNHSASLDRLNIPHSRLWSETFSDDPVFMKKLKDWLDTGKVVHDLSHLTNAEKLSIPPSAEQFGKKLAEDILRQRRIMGQFDPGCMGMLNAVMDPAKLGAVGMPIEYLNQSDLLAEMNLVSDEEAQKHLDWLVKKGAWFDWGTNKFTDLVYDQVLSQMKMYSAVARMVARYGLSAVGVPYQYGLVRCCPASDLVEGMLNNSDRPPVRDPETKQIIFDGKPIVHFNEGDIGAGVPQLLLCEIYSRKKMPPETTLHDVRWGREFEGKFLWIFLISGGAPPAHFGGWKNTKVYRQPPMYFPLGGGTCSGVSKPGVITWARCYEAYGKLGMDCGLGEVVEVPEEELQDRLKRTTPEWPIANVHIPGYDRDQLMSSHMSNHIVIGYGDVLAELVATCRALGIPTRVAGEARKRFLK